The proteins below are encoded in one region of Macrobrachium rosenbergii isolate ZJJX-2024 chromosome 29, ASM4041242v1, whole genome shotgun sequence:
- the LOC136854608 gene encoding uncharacterized protein, giving the protein MADTKPGAKICDPNESEHHKEISPQKLHKDKHKETTPDNSLTSTIQNSASEEPQKVFSYIMNEKQDDSETETSWNTVLDVKVKGDDKSCENSNNEESTKIDLATADCRKDSTIPLKFDELPPEPDWTTISNVTVKSEKDAYIMADTKPNTKNYDPHKGEYDKEMSPQKIHKEESTKTDLATANCRKDSTIPLKFDELPPEPDWTTISNVTMKSEKDAYIMADTEPNTKNYDPHKGEYHKEMSPKKIHREESTKTDLATAYWSKVNTIPLQFDELPPEPDWTTVSNVVVKGAKDDSISDKTYEHKGFLKEHVNRRHSYSKNEYSRVPQCAKLSVTRASRDELRHANLNSKGHRFEDLEQDIYRYRDEEDLKYVQHDQNYLYRRNFKPHTSAQESSTLYRPRDPSPDYD; this is encoded by the coding sequence ATGGCAGATACAAAACCTGGTGCAAAAATCTGTGATCCCAATGAAAGTGAACATCACAAAGAAATATCTCCACAAAAATTACACAAAGACAAACATAAGGAAACTACACCTGATAACAGCTTAACTTCAACTATACAAAACAGTGCATCTGAAGAGCcacaaaaagttttttcttacatCATGAATGAGAAACAAGATGACTCTGAAACAGAAACCAGCTGGAATACTGTCCTTGATGTTAAGGTGAAGGGTGATGATAAAAGCTGTGAAAACTCTAACAATGAAGAatctacaaaaatagatttagcaACTGCAGACTGTAGGAAGGACAGCACTATTCCACTAAAATTTGACGAACTTCCTCCTGAACCAGACTGGACAACTATATCAAATGTCACCGTGAAAAGTGAAAAGGATGCATATATCATGGCAGATACAAAACCTAATACCAAAAACTATGATCCACACAAAGGTGAATATGACAAAGAGATGTCtccacaaaaaatacacaaagaagagtcTACAAAAACAGATTTAGCAACTGCAAATTGTAGGAAGGATAGCACTATTCCACTAAAATTTGATGAACTTCCTCCTGAACCAGACTGGACAACTATATCGAATGTCACCATGAAAAGTGAAAAGGATGCGTACATCATGGCAGATACAGAACCTAATACCAAAAACTATGATCCACACAAAGGTGAATATCACAAAGAGATGTCTccaaaaaaaatacacagagaagAGTCTACAAAAACAGATTTAGCAACTGCATATTGGAGTAAGGTTAACACAATTCCACTACAATTTGATGAACTTCCTCCTGAACCAGACTGGACAACTGTATCAAATGTTGTGGTGAAAGGTGCAAAGGATGATTCAATATCTGATAAGACATATGAACATAAAGGATTTCTAAAAGAACATGTAAACAGGAGACATTCATATTCCAAGAATGAGTACTCCAGGGTACCACAGTGTGCAAAACTCTCGGTAACAAGAGCATCAAGAGATGAGCTGAGACATGCCAACTTGAATAGTAAAGGTCATAGATTTGAAGATCTTGAACAAGATATTTATCGTTACAGAGATGAGGAAGACTTGAAATATGTGCAACATGATCAAAATTACCTTTACAGAAGAAATTTCAAACCTCACACAAGCGCACAAGAGAGCAGTACTCTATATCGTCCTCGTGACCCAAGTCCTGATTATGATTAG